GAAGAATTGGCAGACAAGGTTGATTTGCTGGACCAGGTGGTCAGGGATTTGGGCAAGAAAGAGGATTGGTTGGAAGAAGCACAGGAATCCATTGCTTTTGTGGAAAGCGGGGAATTTCAAGATTTCAAACAAGATTTAGAAGATGCCTTGTTGCCAAGTATTTGGATGACTCTCTTACAGACCTTGATGCTATCAGGTCCCATCCTCTGGCTGTTTACCCGAATCCAACAAGGTCGGCAGGAAAACCTTTTCTTATTAGCAGTGGTGTCCCTATTGGCAACCGCTTGGATAACGCTTCTCTGGCGAGACTACCTCGTAACCTGGTGGAAACATCGGGACAAGGTCCGCCAGAAAAACCGCAGTCAGGCCTGGTGGATTCCGATTGGTCTTATCTCCCTCGTAGGTGGGATTGCCTACTTTGTCCTTGTCGGCTGGTTGACTGAAAGAATTTTCCTACCAAGCGATTGGCTCTTCTATGAGTATTCGACTGGTCTGGGCAAGGTTGCTATATTTTTTATCATGGCTTTTCTTGCTTTTCTTTTGGGCAAACTGGCGAGGCTGGTGAAATTATCTTGGAAATATGGCTTGGGTCTGGCAGGCGGTTGTATCCTATTGACCGCTCTGCTGATTTCTACCACAACAGCTGTGACCAAAGACCAGATTATTGACATCAATCTGTTGGCTCCGTCCATGGAATATCTTTACAGCGATGTCAAGTCTGTCTGGACAGGCTTTGGGACCAAGCTAGTGACAGTGAACAGGTCTGAAAGGCAA
The nucleotide sequence above comes from Streptococcus sp. 29887. Encoded proteins:
- a CDS encoding MerR family transcriptional regulator, with the translated sequence MQVKDVEKLTGLSTKAIRLYEEKGLIEVARNPLNDYRDYSEENVRQLRLIKLLRYFEFSLAEIKDLLALPEEDLRSALHEKKQGINQQAEELADKVDLLDQVVRDLGKKEDWLEEAQESIAFVESGEFQDFKQDLEDALLPSIWMTLLQTLMLSGPILWLFTRIQQGRQENLFLLAVVSLLATAWITLLWRDYLVTWWKHRDKVRQKNRSQAWWIPIGLISLVGGIAYFVLVGWLTERIFLPSDWLFYEYSTGLGKVAIFFIMAFLAFLLGKLARLVKLSWKYGLGLAGGCILLTALLISTTTAVTKDQIIDINLLAPSMEYLYSDVKSVWTGFGTKLVTVNRSERQGEFSYQIQLDGKKIVFMQPAANQNLIPDDTYIELEEFDQRLMNLGISKESSAEGSQYNELDAHFLERFLRIVENQ